The nucleotide window GGTGGGGCCGGCTCGGGCTCCGCCGCCACGGGCTGCGGCAGCAGATCGAGCGGGCTTTGGGTGGCGCACACCTTGGAAGTGGCGATGCGCAGGTAGCGGGCCGTGGTGGTTAGGCTGCGATGACCGAGCAATAATTGAATGGTGCGCACGTCGGTGCCCGATTCCAGCAAATGAACGGCAAAGGCGTGCCGAAGTGAATGAGGGGTGACCGGTTTAGGGATGCCGCAGCGTCGCTGGGCCTGCTGGCAGACGTGCTCGACCGCCATCCGGGTGATGTGACCGCCGACGCCCTCTCCCGGGAAGAGCCACCCTCGGGGCCTGGCCACGCGCCACCAAGCGCGCAAAATGGTCAGCAGCTTGGGCGAAAGCATCACGTAACGGTCTTTCTGGCTCTTGCCTTGGTGGACCCGAATGACCATCCGTTGGCTGTCGATGTCGGGGACTTTGAGCCGGATGGCCTCCGAGATGCGTAAGCCGGCCGCGTAGCATACCGTCAGGATCGTGCGGTGCTTGAGGTTGGGCACGCAGCCCAGAAAGTGCCGGACTTCTTCGGGACTCAAGACGATGAGCAAGGTCTGGGGCTTTTTGGGCGCCGGGATGGTTTGGTCCCACGGCCAGTCCTTGTGAAGCGTGACTTTGTAGAGGAACCGAAGGGCGGCTACCGCAATAAGGATCGAACTGGTGGCCAGCTTGCGTTCGTTGATCAGGTAAAGCTGGTAGGCGCGAACCGCTTCGGGGCCCAAGGCTTGGGGGGATTGACGGAAGTGGCGTGCGAACAGCGAGACCTGTTGCACGTACGAGGCTTGGGTATGGGGCGAGAGATTCCTCACCTGCATATCCCCGATCATGCGTTGACGAAGGGATGTCATGGGATGCTCCTTTGCGACCACCAATGTGCGGCAAGGAGCAGTGGCGTGCGCGTTCCGGGGCGCTCACGTCCGAACAGGCGCAGAAAGCTCGGCTCGAAGCCGTGGCGGGTACGCCGGTTAACCCCGGCAGGTGGCGCTACGGGCTACCGCGAAGCGGTTTAGTCCAATGACGTTTATCGAAAGAATTCGATAAACGTCACCATGCGATTGACGACGATGGGTCGAATGGCTCAGGGTGTGAAGGCCGAAGATTACCGGGACCTGAGCGCCGACCTGGAAGAAATGCTGGAGCACCTGAAGTGGAACCTCTGGCACGGGAAGGTCGATCGGGCCTTGGAACTCACCGATGAGCTCGCCTATGCCTTGGACGTCGGACACGGCAGCCCGGA belongs to Verrucomicrobiota bacterium and includes:
- a CDS encoding tyrosine-type recombinase/integrase, which codes for MTSLRQRMIGDMQVRNLSPHTQASYVQQVSLFARHFRQSPQALGPEAVRAYQLYLINERKLATSSILIAVAALRFLYKVTLHKDWPWDQTIPAPKKPQTLLIVLSPEEVRHFLGCVPNLKHRTILTVCYAAGLRISEAIRLKVPDIDSQRMVIRVHQGKSQKDRYVMLSPKLLTILRAWWRVARPRGWLFPGEGVGGHITRMAVEHVCQQAQRRCGIPKPVTPHSLRHAFAVHLLESGTDVRTIQLLLGHRSLTTTARYLRIATSKVCATQSPLDLLPQPVAAEPEPAPP